In Candidatus Schekmanbacteria bacterium, the DNA window ATGAAAGAAAAGCAACTTTCAATTTTTTCCGATCAATATCACCCATCTGCTTAATCCTCTTCTTCTTAACACAAAAACTTTTTTTTGATTCTATCTAGAAAAGTTATGATGGTCAAAGTAATTAATTCAGTGGCAGGAAATGAACTCGAACTCTTTACGATTTGTTGACTCGAAGCAATAGTTGACATTACAATTGACAGCTATGAGTGAAACGAAAAAGATGGCAGGCGCAATTTTCATAATTTCTGCCCTGACTTTGCTTTCAAGAATAGTTGGTTTTGGAAGAGAGATAATCCTTGCCAACTATTTTGGAATAAGTGAGATCAGAGGAGCTTTCACTGTTGCCTTCAAAATACCAAATCTTTTACGAACGCTTCTTACCGAAACAGCTATCAGCGCAGCATTCATTCCGGTTTTTACCGAATTGTTGTCCAAGGGTAATGACGATGAGGCATTCAGTGTGGCATCCACTATAATCAATTTTTTTGCAATACTGCTCACAATCGTCATAGCTATATGTTGTATTTTTATGCCTGCAGTAATTTCAATATGCGCTCCCGGATTTCGCAGCAATGAAGAGCTCTTTCAACACACGGTGCGCCTTTCGTTTATAATTTTTCCAACAATAATCTTCCTTGCCGTAAGTGGTGTAATAATTGGAATGCTCAATTCTTTCAATCACTTCACAGCGCCTGCCGCTGGTCCTGTGCTTTGGAATATTGTGATAATTTCAATGATTATCCTTTTTCAGAACAAAATTGGAATATACTCGGCTGCGTGGGGAATATTGATTGGGACAGCGGCACAGTTTTCTGTACTTCTTCTACCATTCAAAAGACTTAAAATCCGGTACAAGCCAATAATCAAATTGAAAGATGAAAATGTAAGAAGGATATTCAGACTAATACTGCCTGTTTCTATCACATTGGGAATAGTCAATCTAAATGTCTTCGTAGATACAATTTTTGCATCATATCTCGGACCGCGAAGTATTGCGGCAATAGATTCTGCATTCAGAATATTTCATCTTCCAATGGCAATATTTGCAATAGCAATTGGCACAGCGCTATTTCCTATGCTTTCAAGATTCTCAGTAGATGATGATGAGAAGTTCAAAAAAACACTTCAATCTGGGATTGGTCAAATTTTTTATCTTACGATTCCATGTTCCATCATCTTTTTCATTATGTCTGTGCCTATTGTCAAATTGGTATTTGAGCGTGGAAGCTTTTCAGAATCTGATACTGTCTTTGTTGCTGACGCTCTTACCTTCTTTGCTGTAGGACTTCCTTTCACAAGCGCAAATACTCTTCTCAATAGAGGTTTCTACAGCCTCAAAAAGAACTGGGCGCCTGCTTATGTCGGGATATTCAACATAGCACTCAATGCTTTTCTTGACTGGATTTTTATGAAAAGATGGGGACATGCTGGTATTTGTCTCTCTACCTCAATGGTCTCAATGTTCAACTTTATTGCCCTAACTACAATAATGAAAAAGACAACGAACATCAATATCTCTGCCATTGCTGTATCACTTTT includes these proteins:
- the murJ gene encoding murein biosynthesis integral membrane protein MurJ, producing the protein MAGAIFIISALTLLSRIVGFGREIILANYFGISEIRGAFTVAFKIPNLLRTLLTETAISAAFIPVFTELLSKGNDDEAFSVASTIINFFAILLTIVIAICCIFMPAVISICAPGFRSNEELFQHTVRLSFIIFPTIIFLAVSGVIIGMLNSFNHFTAPAAGPVLWNIVIISMIILFQNKIGIYSAAWGILIGTAAQFSVLLLPFKRLKIRYKPIIKLKDENVRRIFRLILPVSITLGIVNLNVFVDTIFASYLGPRSIAAIDSAFRIFHLPMAIFAIAIGTALFPMLSRFSVDDDEKFKKTLQSGIGQIFYLTIPCSIIFFIMSVPIVKLVFERGSFSESDTVFVADALTFFAVGLPFTSANTLLNRGFYSLKKNWAPAYVGIFNIALNAFLDWIFMKRWGHAGICLSTSMVSMFNFIALTTIMKKTTNINISAIAVSLFKISVASLPVGLLSFYIFSLFIDSSRGILFGPILLLSLIIPSSLYILITTFLKIDESEIT